A single genomic interval of Hafnia alvei harbors:
- a CDS encoding NfeD family protein — protein sequence MIDYIAQNPHGFWLSLGGVLLAAELLGAGGYLLWCGISALLVGLLTWVLPFGWEWQATLFAILTVATALLWWRWLRRSQPVARNNDDLLNQRSRQLIGARATLEAPIVNGNGRIRIGDSSWRVTCSQELPIGAVVEVIDVEGITLVVKSI from the coding sequence ATGATTGATTACATTGCCCAAAATCCGCATGGTTTTTGGCTGTCGCTGGGCGGTGTGCTACTAGCTGCGGAGTTGTTAGGCGCTGGCGGGTATCTGCTGTGGTGCGGCATTTCAGCCCTATTGGTCGGCCTGCTAACGTGGGTACTGCCATTTGGCTGGGAATGGCAGGCCACGCTGTTTGCGATCCTCACTGTCGCCACCGCGCTACTATGGTGGCGCTGGTTACGGCGCAGTCAGCCGGTAGCAAGAAATAATGATGATCTGCTTAATCAACGTAGCCGACAGCTTATTGGTGCGCGAGCCACGCTTGAAGCCCCTATCGTCAACGGCAATGGACGCATTCGTATCGGCGACAGCAGCTGGCGAGTGACCTGTTCGCAGGAGTTACCGATCGGGGCCGTTGTAGAAGTTATCGACGTAGAAGGTATTACGTTAGTGGTGAAAAGTATTTAA
- the cueR gene encoding Cu(I)-responsive transcriptional regulator: MNISEVAKKTGLTSKTIRFYEEKGLMTAPNRADNGYRFYGEKHIEELTLLRQARQVGFTLDECRELVGLFHDKSRHSADVKRRTLEKVAELERHIEELQQMRHRLMALADECPGDESADCPIINNLAGCCHGHKA, from the coding sequence ATGAACATCAGTGAGGTTGCCAAGAAAACCGGACTCACCAGTAAAACTATCCGTTTTTATGAAGAAAAGGGGCTGATGACCGCGCCAAACCGCGCTGACAATGGCTATCGGTTCTACGGTGAAAAACATATTGAAGAGCTCACGTTGCTGCGGCAGGCGCGGCAGGTGGGCTTTACGCTGGACGAATGCCGTGAACTGGTAGGGCTTTTTCATGACAAAAGCCGCCACAGCGCTGACGTTAAGCGGCGCACGTTAGAGAAAGTGGCCGAACTGGAACGGCATATTGAAGAATTGCAGCAAATGCGCCACCGATTGATGGCGTTAGCCGATGAGTGCCCCGGCGATGAAAGTGCAGATTGTCCGATCATTAATAATCTGGCGGGTTGCTGCCATGGACATAAGGCGTAA